The following proteins are co-located in the Halococcus hamelinensis 100A6 genome:
- a CDS encoding ImmA/IrrE family metallo-endopeptidase has translation MDPVDPLLPYDTAGERRGWRKGVKVAKSAIAESNATDLEDLVEHYGLEVRVDDWQGLDGLVLLGTYNGGRITVYRHSIEAHAKQYGVPDTQVRDAVLAHELGHFLYHEELTENSRASVRSELLSRIVSTKSRRDPKPVREAAANGFAVEVLRTQQTTYELPVLVEILTSLGKTKSTTDSNDKSEFG, from the coding sequence ATGGACCCGGTAGACCCGCTCCTTCCCTACGACACGGCAGGGGAGCGCCGAGGCTGGAGAAAGGGGGTAAAGGTAGCGAAGAGTGCCATCGCCGAATCGAACGCCACCGATCTAGAGGACCTCGTAGAGCACTACGGCCTCGAAGTCCGCGTCGACGACTGGCAGGGACTTGATGGGTTGGTACTGCTGGGGACGTACAACGGCGGCAGAATAACGGTATATCGGCACTCGATCGAAGCGCACGCCAAACAGTACGGTGTCCCCGACACGCAGGTTCGGGATGCGGTGCTCGCGCACGAGTTGGGACACTTCTTGTATCACGAAGAGCTGACCGAGAACAGCCGTGCGTCCGTCAGGAGCGAACTTTTGAGCCGTATTGTGTCAACAAAGTCGCGACGAGACCCCAAACCGGTTCGCGAAGCCGCCGCGAACGGTTTCGCGGTCGAGGTCCTTCGAACGCAACAAACAACGTACGAACTACCCGTACTGGTCGAGATCTTGACCAGCCTAGGTAAGACGAAAAGCACCACGGACTCGAATGACAAATCCGAATTCGGCTGA